The genomic segment TGAACAAACGAGTCCTGGCTCGCTTGGAGGAATTGGGTGCGACCTTGTTCCGCATTAACCTTTCGCACACCAAAATTGAGGATGTGGTCGAGATCATCGATTTTATTCAGGCGCACAGCACCGTGCCGGTTTGCCTCGACAGCGAAGGTGCGCAAATTCGCACCGGCAGCCTTTCAGAGGGTAGTGTTTCGGTATCGGAGAGCGCCGTGATTTGCGCCCGGCGCGAGGCCGTGATGGGTGATGCGCGCGCGTTCAGCCTTTACCCCCATGGCATTGTCGATTCGCTTGAAGTTGGTGATTTTGTCAGCATCGATTTTAATGCGGTACTGGTGCAAGTGACTGAGATGACCGCGGCGGGCGCCATGATGCGTGTTTTGACCGGCGGCATGATCGGCCAGAACAAGGCGGTCACGGTCGAGCGTCCCATTGACTTGCCGCCGCTGAGTGAGAAGGACCGTGCGGCACTCCGTATCGGCCGGGAGAAAGGGCTAAAATACGCGGCCTTGTCTTTCGCCAACAGAGCATCGGATGTGGATGCCATACGCGAGATCGTCGGCGACGAGACATTCGTAATTTCAAAAATCGAATGCCGCAACGGCCTCTTGAATCTGTCTGCCATTGCCGAAAAATCCGATGGTCTGTTGATCGACCGAGGCGATCTGTCGCGCGAATTTCCGGTCGAGCGCATTCCGGCGTTGCAAAAACATATCGTGCGTATGGCCAAGGTGGCCGGGCGTAAGGTTTATGTCGCGACCAATTTGCTGGAATCGATGATTACCGCGCCGGGCCCCACCCGCGCCGAGGTCAATGACGTCTATAACACGCTCGTCGATGGTGTTGATGGCCTGGTCCTGGCGGCGGAAACGGCGATCGGCGCCCATCCCGTCGCCTGCGCCAGCATGATTGTAAAATTGATCCGCGAGTATGAGGCCGGACCCGAAGCCGCGGCCGGCGGATATGATCTCGAATCGGCTTCGCTCCTGGTCGAGCCGCATGGCGGCCGGCTGGTGCATCGTGTGCAAGAGGCGCCGGCGGCGGACGAGCTGGCGCGTCTGGCGCGTCTCACAGTTGATCGCAATGTGCTGATGGATTGCCAGCAGATTGCCCATGGCACCTATTCACCGCTCACCGGATTCATGACGCAGGATATGTTGGCATCGGTGTTACGCGAAAACCGTGTGCCGGAGGGCGACGCCTG from the Pseudomonadota bacterium genome contains:
- a CDS encoding pyruvate kinase gives rise to the protein MNKRVLARLEELGATLFRINLSHTKIEDVVEIIDFIQAHSTVPVCLDSEGAQIRTGSLSEGSVSVSESAVICARREAVMGDARAFSLYPHGIVDSLEVGDFVSIDFNAVLVQVTEMTAAGAMMRVLTGGMIGQNKAVTVERPIDLPPLSEKDRAALRIGREKGLKYAALSFANRASDVDAIREIVGDETFVISKIECRNGLLNLSAIAEKSDGLLIDRGDLSREFPVERIPALQKHIVRMAKVAGRKVYVATNLLESMITAPGPTRAEVNDVYNTLVDGVDGLVLAAETAIGAHPVACASMIVKLIREYEAGPEAAAGGYDLESASLLVEPHGGRLVHRVQEAPAADELARLARLTVDRNVLMDCQQIAHGTYSPLTGFMTQDMLASVLRENRVPEGDAWTLPIVLQVDAARAQKIHPGESIALASEAGVAHALLEVSEVYPVNFDAVVEPWFGTASLDHPGVARLAKGGDYFVAGDITLIARLPSPYRQFELTPAQSRFVFNHKGWIRVVGFHTRNVIHRVHEHIQLSALERSGADGLYVSPVIGPKKAGDFLPEPIMRSYQIMLDQGLYPEGKVVLGSFATYSRYAGPREAVFTALCRKNMGCSHFIVGRDHTGVGDFYAADEI